The proteins below are encoded in one region of Hugenholtzia roseola DSM 9546:
- a CDS encoding 7TM diverse intracellular signaling domain-containing protein, with translation MLQKKIYLILLLLSNFHWLDAQSIVLTQEQTSRDFEAGEFYLYPDSAFLQKVEAVAQKPFAPNQVAVPSLGYVKVPIWVRFEVENQSSHTDWVLHYNWVFSDTVELYAQDAKGIWQLKYRAGYTLPFQNRPLDYPSLAYPLGLEKGQKATFYVRVWSAAPIGLPFSIKRPETLQAEQRRADLLYGIYFGTLIVMLLYNLAIWISLRDRSYLYYTFTIVSTLAIFSSISGYTGQFLFYDYPKVNAYFAKVFIGLIVITTVLFANEFLNTKKYAPIFVKIFRLMMLLAGISILHVFYDTTSGWSNKVVSLHTPLLLAVGIWVWYKGNQAARFFVLAWSFYIVGGLIITLSNSGVLPATGIYRHLAEVGSALEVVLLSLALSDRYRMFKKEKEEAQKQALLVTESAKEELEEKVKQRTKEIYEKNEELIASEEEIRQQADELMYTLQVVEAQKSEIEKKNENITASITYALRIQNAILPKEADLQTQLNGFVFFKPKDIVSGDFYWFAQKENCKILAVADCTGHGVSGAFMTMIGNNILNQIVHDLHIYEPDLILNKMQFLLEKTLSQAESKVADGMDIAIIKIEQKAAQQVVTYSGAMNPLYYVQNQELKEIKASKKPIGGKTLQNFSYQRHEIKIETETTFYLLSDGFQDQFGGADNKKFMTRNLKKLLVEIEQKPLSEQKDILATTFEDWKGDEKQTDDVCIVGLKIAPK, from the coding sequence ATGCTTCAAAAAAAAATTTACCTTATTTTATTGCTATTGTCCAATTTTCATTGGCTCGATGCGCAATCTATTGTCCTGACACAAGAGCAGACAAGCAGAGATTTTGAAGCAGGCGAATTTTATTTGTATCCAGATTCTGCCTTTTTACAAAAAGTAGAGGCTGTGGCACAAAAGCCTTTCGCGCCTAATCAGGTAGCAGTGCCGAGTTTGGGCTATGTAAAAGTGCCTATTTGGGTGCGCTTCGAGGTAGAAAATCAAAGTTCGCATACCGATTGGGTCTTGCACTATAATTGGGTTTTTAGCGATACCGTAGAGCTTTATGCCCAAGATGCAAAGGGCATTTGGCAGCTCAAATACCGCGCAGGCTATACGCTGCCTTTTCAAAATCGTCCGTTGGATTATCCAAGCCTTGCCTATCCTTTGGGTTTGGAAAAGGGGCAGAAGGCTACTTTTTATGTGCGCGTATGGAGTGCTGCACCTATTGGCTTGCCTTTTTCTATCAAACGCCCCGAAACTTTGCAGGCAGAGCAGCGCAGAGCCGATTTGCTTTATGGTATCTACTTCGGTACGCTTATCGTGATGCTACTCTACAATCTTGCCATCTGGATTTCTTTGCGCGATAGGAGCTACCTATATTATACCTTCACAATCGTTTCCACTTTGGCTATTTTTTCGAGCATCAGCGGCTACACAGGTCAGTTTTTGTTTTACGATTATCCGAAAGTCAATGCCTATTTTGCCAAAGTTTTTATCGGGCTTATCGTCATTACGACGGTGCTTTTTGCCAATGAATTTTTAAACACGAAAAAATACGCGCCTATTTTTGTCAAGATTTTTCGTCTGATGATGCTTTTGGCGGGTATTTCTATTTTGCATGTCTTTTACGACACTACTTCGGGTTGGAGCAATAAAGTCGTGAGCCTTCATACGCCGCTTTTGCTTGCGGTCGGCATTTGGGTTTGGTACAAAGGCAATCAGGCAGCGCGTTTTTTTGTACTGGCATGGTCGTTTTATATCGTAGGCGGACTTATCATTACGCTTTCCAATTCGGGTGTGCTACCTGCTACGGGCATTTATCGCCACTTAGCCGAAGTTGGTTCGGCTTTGGAAGTGGTCTTGCTCTCTTTGGCTTTGAGCGACCGCTACCGTATGTTTAAAAAGGAAAAAGAGGAAGCGCAAAAGCAAGCCCTCCTTGTTACTGAAAGCGCAAAAGAAGAACTCGAAGAAAAAGTAAAGCAGCGCACCAAAGAAATTTACGAAAAAAATGAGGAGCTAATTGCTTCCGAAGAAGAAATCAGGCAGCAAGCCGATGAGCTAATGTACACCCTGCAAGTGGTAGAAGCCCAAAAGAGCGAGATTGAGAAGAAAAACGAAAACATCACCGCTTCCATTACCTACGCGCTTCGTATCCAAAATGCGATACTCCCCAAAGAAGCCGATTTGCAGACACAGCTCAATGGCTTTGTCTTTTTCAAACCCAAAGACATCGTTTCGGGCGATTTTTATTGGTTTGCTCAAAAAGAAAACTGCAAAATTTTGGCGGTAGCCGACTGCACAGGACATGGCGTTTCGGGTGCTTTCATGACCATGATTGGCAACAACATCTTAAACCAAATCGTGCATGACCTGCACATTTACGAGCCAGACCTGATACTCAATAAAATGCAGTTTTTATTAGAAAAGACCCTTTCGCAGGCAGAGAGCAAAGTGGCAGACGGCATGGACATTGCCATTATCAAAATAGAACAAAAGGCAGCCCAGCAGGTAGTTACTTATTCGGGGGCAATGAATCCGCTCTATTACGTTCAGAATCAGGAGCTAAAAGAAATAAAGGCGAGCAAAAAGCCCATTGGCGGCAAAACGTTACAAAATTTTAGTTATCAAAGGCATGAAATAAAGATAGAAACCGAAACTACTTTCTATCTTCTTTCAGATGGTTTTCAAGACCAATTTGGCGGCGCAGACAACAAAAAATTTATGACCAGAAATCTGAAAAAGCTCCTTGTCGAAATTGAACAGAAGCCTTTATCCGAGCAAAAAGACATCTTAGCGACTACTTTTGAAGATTGGAAAGGCGACGAAAAACAGACTGATGACGTTTGTATTGTAGGTTTGAAAATTGCGCCCAAATAA
- a CDS encoding alpha/beta fold hydrolase has product MKNLSANQILPFTFFKSSQQKAKKYLIFFGGLGQQAAHLKLQTRYPDRHLLIFTPHFYEVGKVLEKREIQLCLSNLFDLYQIQTFTLLGYSLGSRLAMEVALLFPEKVEKLTLLAPDGILPNFWYRAATSFWGSPLFQIFLKLERNKHFFSKLILSGLDFSKKLGGKFLLFREVLFFLQSEKKTQELENQWLLYAKIEARENRKQLFPASKNKAAWQGFETELIVAESDALLFVKKFKKWQKKRPYIQLKIIKASHLGLWKQF; this is encoded by the coding sequence ATGAAAAATCTAAGTGCAAACCAAATCTTACCTTTTACTTTTTTTAAATCTTCTCAACAAAAAGCAAAAAAGTACCTCATCTTCTTCGGTGGCTTGGGGCAGCAAGCCGCTCACCTCAAACTCCAAACGCGCTACCCCGATAGGCACTTGCTTATCTTTACGCCTCATTTTTACGAAGTGGGAAAGGTTTTGGAAAAAAGAGAAATTCAACTTTGTCTTTCAAACTTATTTGACTTGTATCAAATTCAAACCTTCACCCTGCTGGGCTACTCTTTGGGCAGCCGTTTGGCAATGGAAGTAGCCCTGCTTTTTCCCGAAAAGGTAGAAAAACTGACTCTGCTCGCTCCCGACGGCATCTTGCCCAATTTTTGGTATCGCGCCGCTACCTCTTTTTGGGGCAGCCCTCTTTTCCAAATCTTTTTGAAATTAGAGCGAAACAAGCATTTTTTTTCAAAACTTATTCTTTCAGGGTTAGATTTTTCCAAAAAATTAGGCGGCAAGTTTTTGCTGTTCAGAGAAGTTTTGTTTTTCCTACAATCTGAAAAAAAGACGCAAGAACTTGAAAATCAATGGCTTTTATATGCAAAAATTGAGGCGCGAGAGAATAGAAAACAATTATTTCCTGCCTCAAAAAATAAGGCGGCTTGGCAGGGCTTCGAAACCGAACTTATCGTAGCCGAAAGCGACGCACTTTTATTTGTAAAAAAATTTAAAAAGTGGCAAAAAAAACGCCCTTATATCCAACTCAAAATCATAAAAGCGAGCCATTTGGGGCTTTGGAAGCAGTTTTAA
- the hemF gene encoding oxygen-dependent coproporphyrinogen oxidase, with protein sequence MNTQAPTFKNEAALWFEGLQTRICDAIAAADGKATFGVDAWQREGGGGGKTRILQDGAILEKAGVGFSAVWGKAPEKMLQALHLEPADFFASGVSIVMHPRSPRVPIIHMNVRYFEMSNGVYWFGGGIDLTPHYIAPEDAIWFHEQLAQVCNRFDIGYYPKFKNWADDYFFLKHRNETRGIGGIFFDHLKEDATHSKTQIWEFVQAVGEAFAPIYSHLMLKNKDLPFGEKEKHWQMVRRGRYVEFNLVYDKGTKFGLDTNGRTESILMSMPPMAQWLYNYQPEDDAEAQNTLSLLKKGVNWLERDTKKSHSLV encoded by the coding sequence ATGAACACACAAGCACCCACTTTTAAAAACGAAGCCGCCCTTTGGTTTGAAGGCTTGCAAACGCGCATCTGTGATGCGATTGCGGCAGCAGACGGCAAGGCTACCTTCGGTGTAGATGCTTGGCAGCGCGAAGGCGGCGGCGGCGGCAAAACGCGCATCTTGCAAGATGGTGCTATTTTAGAAAAAGCAGGCGTTGGCTTTTCCGCTGTTTGGGGCAAAGCACCCGAAAAGATGTTACAAGCCCTACATTTAGAGCCTGCCGATTTTTTTGCCTCTGGCGTTTCTATCGTCATGCACCCACGCAGTCCGCGCGTGCCTATCATACACATGAACGTGCGCTATTTTGAGATGTCCAACGGCGTGTATTGGTTTGGCGGCGGTATAGACCTCACGCCTCACTACATTGCACCCGAAGATGCCATTTGGTTTCACGAGCAATTAGCGCAGGTCTGCAATCGTTTTGATATAGGTTATTATCCAAAATTTAAAAATTGGGCGGACGACTACTTTTTCCTCAAACACCGCAACGAAACGCGCGGAATCGGCGGCATTTTCTTCGACCACCTCAAAGAAGATGCAACCCACAGCAAGACGCAAATTTGGGAATTTGTCCAAGCCGTAGGCGAGGCTTTCGCGCCCATTTATAGCCATTTGATGCTCAAAAACAAGGACTTGCCTTTTGGCGAAAAGGAAAAGCATTGGCAGATGGTACGCAGAGGCAGATATGTAGAATTTAACTTGGTCTATGACAAGGGTACAAAATTTGGCTTGGATACCAACGGCAGAACCGAGTCTATTTTGATGAGCATGCCTCCTATGGCGCAGTGGCTCTACAACTATCAGCCCGAAGACGACGCAGAAGCCCAAAATACGCTTTCGCTACTCAAAAAGGGCGTGAATTGGTTGGAAAGGGATACCAAAAAAAGCCATTCTTTGGTCTAA
- a CDS encoding tRNA1(Val) (adenine(37)-N6)-methyltransferase, whose protein sequence is MFAFKKFRIYQEKVGMKVCTDACILGAWSPLGSARRILDIGTGTGLLALMLAQRSSPLTEIEAVEFEATAYFQALQNVQHSPFAHKIRLFHTPIQAFKPAWGYDFIIVNPPFFQNHTPAQDKNRHLALHNESLPFQDLLASLVRLLQPQGKAAILLPPYESQFFATQAAEYGLEVCQKLVIFQNPEGKAIRQIQILKRKESFVSDSNIKEDFFYIHQEKAARPLYTEQMQLLLKDFYLIF, encoded by the coding sequence ATGTTTGCCTTTAAAAAATTTCGAATCTATCAAGAAAAAGTAGGCATGAAGGTTTGCACAGATGCCTGCATCTTAGGCGCGTGGAGTCCGCTCGGTAGTGCGCGGCGCATTTTAGACATCGGCACAGGCACAGGACTTTTGGCATTGATGTTGGCACAGCGAAGTTCGCCCCTGACGGAAATAGAAGCCGTAGAATTTGAAGCCACTGCTTATTTTCAAGCCCTTCAAAATGTGCAGCATAGCCCTTTTGCTCATAAAATCCGCCTTTTTCACACGCCCATACAAGCCTTCAAACCAGCATGGGGTTATGATTTTATTATCGTCAATCCGCCTTTTTTCCAAAACCACACACCCGCACAGGACAAAAATCGCCACTTGGCACTGCACAACGAAAGCCTCCCTTTTCAAGATTTGCTCGCCTCCCTTGTCCGACTTTTGCAGCCACAAGGCAAGGCTGCCATCTTGCTGCCCCCCTACGAAAGTCAATTTTTTGCGACACAGGCAGCAGAATATGGCTTAGAAGTCTGCCAAAAGTTGGTCATTTTTCAGAACCCCGAAGGGAAAGCCATTCGTCAGATTCAAATTTTGAAACGAAAAGAAAGTTTTGTTTCTGATTCAAATATCAAAGAAGACTTTTTTTATATTCACCAAGAAAAAGCCGCTCGCCCCCTTTATACCGAACAAATGCAGCTTCTTTTAAAAGATTTTTATCTTATTTTTTAG
- the upp gene encoding uracil phosphoribosyltransferase → MSLFVLNQNPSIALQYLYELRHKDIQQDRLRFRYNLQRLGEILAYEISKTFAYPTQKIETPLATINAPSLAQVPILLPILRAGLPFYEGFARFFDGADSGFVGAYRQAHQADLSFDIDLLYATLPSLEGRTLILIDPMLATGKSLLKVYQALEKFGTPAQLHIAAVIASQQGADFIGQKIPQASLWTVGLDPHLNDHAYIVPGLGDAGGFGFWYKNIENLF, encoded by the coding sequence ATGTCCTTATTTGTGCTAAACCAAAACCCTTCTATCGCCCTTCAATATTTGTATGAATTGCGACATAAAGACATACAACAGGATAGGCTTCGTTTTCGCTACAATTTACAGCGGCTGGGTGAAATCTTGGCTTATGAAATTTCCAAAACCTTTGCTTATCCTACCCAAAAGATAGAAACGCCGCTGGCTACCATAAACGCACCTTCGCTCGCACAAGTGCCTATTTTATTGCCTATTTTGAGAGCGGGATTGCCTTTTTATGAAGGCTTTGCGCGTTTTTTTGATGGGGCAGATAGCGGTTTTGTGGGTGCTTATCGACAGGCACATCAAGCTGATTTGAGTTTTGATATTGATTTATTATATGCAACTTTGCCCTCTTTGGAAGGGCGCACCCTGATTTTGATAGACCCCATGCTCGCCACTGGTAAGTCGCTTTTGAAGGTCTATCAAGCCTTAGAAAAGTTTGGAACGCCTGCACAGCTGCATATCGCTGCCGTTATTGCAAGCCAACAAGGGGCGGATTTTATTGGTCAGAAAATTCCACAGGCTTCCCTTTGGACTGTCGGGCTTGACCCTCACCTGAACGACCATGCCTATATCGTACCCGGCTTAGGAGATGCAGGGGGATTTGGCTTTTGGTACAAAAATATAGAAAATTTATTTTAA
- a CDS encoding DUF4920 domain-containing protein codes for MQNFKIQITRFLSITFLMFAFWAVAAPLQAQEKGKKEKKKGKTEYYGEKISAKGAVAASQVPTILSGKDSANVKVKGTIAECCTKKGCWLRVELGQGEDMLVKFKDYGFFVPLDSESRQIIMDGVVRKETISVETLRHYAEDAGKTAEEIEKITEPQTKYTFLAHGVILK; via the coding sequence ATGCAAAATTTCAAAATCCAAATCACACGATTCCTTTCTATAACCTTTCTGATGTTTGCTTTTTGGGCAGTAGCCGCACCTTTGCAAGCCCAAGAGAAGGGCAAAAAAGAGAAGAAGAAAGGCAAAACAGAATATTACGGTGAAAAAATCTCTGCCAAAGGTGCAGTAGCGGCTTCCCAAGTGCCTACTATTTTGTCGGGCAAAGATTCGGCAAATGTCAAGGTGAAGGGTACGATTGCCGAGTGTTGTACCAAAAAAGGCTGTTGGTTGCGCGTAGAATTGGGGCAGGGCGAAGATATGCTGGTCAAATTCAAAGATTACGGCTTTTTTGTACCCTTAGATTCTGAAAGTCGCCAAATTATTATGGACGGAGTGGTCAGGAAAGAAACCATTTCGGTAGAAACTTTGCGCCACTATGCCGAAGATGCAGGCAAGACGGCAGAAGAGATTGAAAAAATCACAGAGCCACAGACCAAATACACGTTTTTGGCGCATGGCGTGATTTTGAAATAA
- a CDS encoding ATP-binding protein, with protein sequence MKLLFTFLDIGLEANAGIRPKYQLRMLNALSLYMLLTNFFWGYLFLFEYQISVGATAWIFAFLYLLPLLFNYFGKTLWAKNSYLLLSFLGTFLYQQLWRELESKTLYLGLLILVVFLYDKDSEKKYCFTFLLAGVIGFFISDFWTLQFFTSFELEAQLIRSMYYLNWLSVLTFSILITMLMMYAWQTSERFLGKAIEESQQKNEELQQQDEELRQNQEELQTLNSELLRQQALLEQRVEERTQQLKNQELILIRQLGILEKSRNQLNASKERLFKILDHIPFGIWVVRPDLYFLYCNKTALTTFELDLGEVAEQRVTNILERRKVRFPSQTAHQWQDFPLQKALQGREGNQTSSLLFQVGRSDLPIEMTVAPIRDSETGEVEYAIAVLQDISERRGAEEVIKQAFEDLKVSERALRQTATQLQAALDRETESGKALSKTLSELKEAQSQLIQSEKMASIGQITAGIAHEINNPINFVKGGILALQTHLDELLELIDQELRKQFEQPNAAEAAITAEKARNDSHKKVESHLKLYGQEISQLLADINTGASRTAEIVRALRNFSHVENEEQMHLADLAECLDTALLLLKAETKDIDILFQEEEMPTLYCFSGQIQQVLMNILTNASQSIKEAQKQNIIEKGVIQIRTEKKADCVYIYLTDNGLGMSEETQKRIFEPFYTTKPVGEGTGLGMAISYNIIRKHRGRILVESAVGKGATFILELPLFLKED encoded by the coding sequence TTGAAACTGCTTTTCACTTTTTTGGATATAGGCTTAGAAGCAAATGCAGGTATTCGCCCAAAATACCAACTTCGCATGCTCAATGCGCTTTCTTTGTATATGCTGCTAACCAACTTTTTCTGGGGCTATCTCTTTCTATTCGAATACCAAATTTCGGTAGGTGCGACTGCTTGGATTTTTGCCTTTTTATACCTTCTGCCTTTGCTTTTCAATTATTTTGGCAAAACATTATGGGCAAAAAATAGCTACTTGCTGCTTTCCTTTCTGGGAACTTTTTTATACCAACAACTTTGGCGCGAACTCGAATCGAAGACCCTTTATTTGGGGTTGCTTATCTTAGTTGTGTTTTTGTATGATAAAGATAGCGAAAAAAAATACTGCTTTACTTTCTTATTGGCAGGGGTGATAGGCTTTTTTATCTCTGATTTCTGGACGCTTCAATTTTTCACAAGTTTTGAGTTAGAAGCACAGCTAATTAGAAGTATGTACTATCTCAATTGGCTTTCGGTGCTTACCTTTTCTATCCTTATCACGATGCTGATGATGTATGCTTGGCAGACTTCTGAACGCTTTTTAGGAAAGGCAATAGAAGAATCCCAACAAAAAAATGAAGAATTGCAACAGCAAGACGAGGAATTGCGTCAGAATCAGGAAGAATTGCAGACCCTAAACAGTGAGCTATTGCGTCAGCAGGCTCTTTTGGAGCAGCGCGTAGAGGAACGCACACAACAGCTTAAAAATCAGGAACTTATCCTTATTCGGCAGTTGGGTATTTTAGAAAAATCGCGCAATCAGCTCAATGCCAGCAAAGAGCGGCTTTTCAAGATTTTAGACCATATCCCTTTTGGAATTTGGGTAGTGCGCCCCGATTTATACTTTCTTTATTGCAACAAAACTGCCCTCACTACCTTCGAACTCGATTTGGGAGAGGTAGCAGAGCAGCGTGTTACCAACATTTTGGAGCGGCGCAAGGTTCGTTTTCCTTCTCAAACGGCGCATCAGTGGCAGGATTTTCCGCTGCAAAAAGCCCTACAAGGCAGGGAAGGCAATCAGACTTCTTCGCTTCTTTTTCAGGTAGGAAGGAGCGATTTGCCGATAGAAATGACCGTTGCCCCTATTCGCGATTCGGAAACGGGGGAGGTAGAGTATGCCATTGCCGTTTTGCAGGATATTAGCGAGCGCAGGGGCGCAGAGGAAGTTATCAAACAAGCCTTCGAGGATTTGAAAGTTTCTGAAAGAGCTTTGCGACAGACCGCTACCCAACTGCAAGCCGCCTTAGACCGCGAAACAGAAAGCGGAAAAGCCCTTAGCAAGACGCTTTCCGAACTTAAAGAGGCGCAGTCCCAACTCATACAGTCGGAAAAAATGGCTTCTATTGGGCAAATTACGGCAGGTATCGCCCATGAAATCAATAACCCTATCAATTTTGTCAAAGGTGGCATTTTGGCTCTCCAAACGCATCTCGACGAACTATTAGAACTTATAGACCAAGAACTTAGAAAACAATTCGAGCAGCCAAACGCCGCAGAAGCAGCGATAACAGCAGAAAAGGCGCGTAACGATTCCCATAAAAAAGTGGAAAGTCATCTGAAATTATACGGGCAGGAAATTTCGCAACTTTTGGCTGATATAAACACAGGGGCAAGCCGAACTGCCGAAATTGTGAGGGCTTTGCGCAATTTTTCGCACGTAGAAAACGAGGAGCAGATGCACCTTGCCGACCTTGCCGAGTGTTTGGATACTGCCCTTCTTTTGCTCAAAGCCGAAACCAAAGACATCGATATCCTTTTTCAAGAGGAGGAAATGCCTACCCTTTACTGTTTTTCGGGGCAGATTCAGCAGGTTTTGATGAACATTCTCACCAATGCGAGCCAATCCATCAAAGAGGCACAAAAGCAAAATATCATAGAAAAGGGCGTAATTCAAATTCGAACCGAAAAAAAGGCGGATTGTGTCTATATCTACCTCACCGATAACGGTTTGGGCATGAGCGAGGAAACACAAAAGCGCATCTTCGAGCCTTTTTATACCACCAAACCCGTAGGCGAAGGCACAGGACTGGGCATGGCGATTTCCTACAACATCATACGCAAACACAGGGGGCGCATTTTGGTAGAAAGTGCCGTAGGGAAGGGCGCGACGTTTATTCTTGAATTGCCTTTGTTTTTAAAAGAAGACTAA
- a CDS encoding agmatine deiminase family protein, whose translation MTTISRRLPAEWEQQSMVQLTFPHLQSDWAEDYEEVLPIFIKIAEEIAKRQKLLVVCQDKEATAKALSHLSPQHLTVAAIPSNDTWARDHAPLTVIENGKKVHLDFTFNGWGNKFKADLDNQITQHLSKRDFLKHKVEIVDFVLEGGAIESDGKGTILTTTNCLLSKERNPKFSKEEIEEKIKHFFGANRVLWLQHGHLEGDDTDAHIDTLARLCTEDTIVYVAPPEDKSDSHYQELEKMQEEIKRLRTAEGKPYRLFALPFAKPAFHPKDSHRLPATYANFLIINGAVLVPTYQDPEKDAQALALLSEVFPDREIVGIDCLPIIRQHGSLHCLTMQYPA comes from the coding sequence ATGACTACTATCTCACGTCGCCTGCCTGCCGAATGGGAGCAGCAAAGCATGGTACAGCTTACCTTTCCGCACCTGCAATCTGATTGGGCAGAGGATTACGAGGAGGTTTTGCCTATTTTTATCAAAATCGCCGAGGAGATTGCCAAAAGGCAAAAACTTTTAGTCGTTTGTCAGGACAAAGAAGCGACGGCAAAGGCTCTATCGCACCTAAGTCCGCAGCACCTGACTGTGGCTGCCATACCTTCTAACGACACTTGGGCAAGAGACCACGCGCCGCTTACGGTGATTGAAAACGGTAAAAAAGTTCATTTAGATTTTACCTTTAATGGTTGGGGTAATAAATTCAAAGCCGATTTAGACAATCAAATTACGCAGCACCTTTCGAAGCGCGATTTTTTAAAACACAAGGTAGAAATTGTAGATTTTGTCTTGGAAGGCGGCGCGATAGAATCGGACGGCAAAGGCACTATCCTGACCACAACAAACTGCCTGCTTTCAAAAGAGCGCAATCCGAAGTTTTCAAAAGAGGAGATTGAAGAAAAAATAAAGCATTTTTTTGGGGCAAATCGCGTACTTTGGTTACAACATGGGCATCTGGAAGGCGACGATACTGATGCGCACATCGATACCTTAGCTCGCCTTTGCACCGAAGATACGATTGTGTATGTTGCGCCGCCCGAAGATAAAAGCGATAGCCACTACCAAGAACTCGAAAAAATGCAGGAGGAGATAAAGCGTTTGCGCACAGCCGAAGGCAAGCCCTACCGCCTCTTTGCCCTGCCCTTTGCAAAGCCTGCCTTTCACCCAAAAGATAGCCATCGCCTGCCTGCTACCTATGCTAACTTCTTGATTATCAATGGTGCAGTCTTAGTTCCTACCTACCAAGACCCTGAAAAAGATGCGCAAGCACTTGCCCTGCTTTCCGAAGTTTTCCCTGATAGGGAAATCGTAGGCATAGATTGTTTGCCCATTATCCGTCAGCATGGCTCGCTACATTGCCTCACGATGCAATATCCTGCTTAA
- a CDS encoding 2Fe-2S iron-sulfur cluster-binding protein, with protein sequence MAIKYHTLKVKEVVRETADTISIHFKQPLFKKISYQAGQFLTLTVEENGKKYRRSYSLSSAPNLDDALAVTVKRVPSGIVSNWLNDQVKEGMKMEIMEPMGNFTLVPNSSRSQRYLLFAGGSGITPLMSMLKTVLSFERNSFVHLFYSSKNQADIIFKKQLDFWAQKHGDRLQIHHFISQDPAADQMGRLTSETLQRLLADLPQDLRKEAYLCGPQALMQAIEGELEKAGITEIFKENFFAPVPSEEKATGSDAVQIKLSGTDHHLEVPSNKSILDAALDAGIDMPYSCQSGLCTACRGKCVSGKVKMDTNEALSDEEIAAGYVLTCQSHPVSEGVVIDMDA encoded by the coding sequence ATGGCTATTAAATATCATACTTTGAAGGTAAAGGAAGTCGTGCGTGAAACTGCCGATACCATCAGTATTCACTTCAAACAACCGCTATTCAAGAAAATAAGCTACCAAGCGGGGCAGTTCCTCACCCTTACCGTAGAGGAAAATGGCAAAAAATACCGTCGCTCTTATTCCCTCTCGTCTGCACCTAATTTAGATGATGCCTTAGCCGTAACGGTCAAGCGTGTGCCTTCGGGTATCGTCTCGAATTGGCTCAACGACCAAGTAAAAGAAGGCATGAAGATGGAAATTATGGAGCCAATGGGAAATTTTACCCTCGTTCCCAATAGCAGCCGCAGCCAAAGGTATTTGCTCTTTGCAGGCGGAAGCGGCATTACGCCTCTTATGTCGATGCTCAAAACGGTGTTGTCTTTTGAGCGTAATAGCTTTGTGCATCTTTTTTATAGCTCTAAAAATCAGGCAGATATTATTTTCAAAAAGCAGCTCGACTTTTGGGCGCAAAAACATGGCGATAGGCTTCAAATTCACCACTTTATTAGCCAAGACCCTGCCGCCGACCAAATGGGCAGGCTTACAAGCGAAACCCTACAACGCCTTTTGGCTGACCTGCCCCAAGATTTGAGAAAGGAAGCCTATCTCTGCGGTCCCCAAGCCTTGATGCAAGCCATCGAGGGCGAATTGGAGAAGGCAGGCATTACCGAAATCTTCAAAGAAAACTTCTTTGCGCCTGTGCCTTCGGAAGAAAAGGCAACGGGCAGTGATGCGGTTCAGATTAAATTGAGCGGTACAGACCACCATTTAGAAGTGCCTTCTAATAAAAGTATCTTAGATGCAGCCTTAGACGCAGGAATCGATATGCCTTATTCTTGCCAAAGCGGACTTTGTACGGCTTGTCGTGGCAAGTGCGTGAGTGGAAAGGTGAAAATGGATACCAATGAAGCCCTTTCTGACGAAGAAATTGCAGCAGGCTATGTCCTGACCTGCCAATCGCACCCTGTAAGTGAGGGCGTTGTGATTGATATGGACGCATAA